One genomic window of Diospyros lotus cultivar Yz01 chromosome 8, ASM1463336v1, whole genome shotgun sequence includes the following:
- the LOC127808846 gene encoding probable transcription factor At4g00390, with product MPQNRRPQAEAQADSSSEEEESSEENEEQEESESEGVALSPSPKKPLAQTKSRTSQISAHPQSSSSDDSEAESDSDLDSPSKSITPAGPNIKPAASRPMEEPPKATKKPRSKPSLGSPELKLGTTPAKRQVGSETTNKQELKRVKRKLTDVDGSVKDDKEKKIPDESKKQLFQRVWSEDDEIAILNGMIEYMTKKGADPVADQNAFHDFIKKSLHVDVSKTQLLDKIRRLKKKYKNNANKGKNGQDRTFAKAHEQKSYELSKKIWGDTVNGVGVDSTKVNGKARKSKDQIAAVALANVDELASPDHVKEGTKAESEQNAMKPWSRTNDELSLEEKMVKNGLRLITGPKKLELEEKSKKVIVHEVEHYLKQLDLLREQTKVVLEAMKSSEQ from the coding sequence ATGCCACAGAATCGTCGACCCCAAGCAGAAGCACAGGCTGACTCTTCCTCTGAGGAGGAAGAATCAtcagaagaaaatgaagagcaagAAGAATCTGAATCTGAAGGTGTGGCGTTGTCACCTTCGCCAAAGAAGCCCTTGGCTCAAACAAAATCACGGACCAGTCAGATCTCTGCACATCCCCAATCCTCATCCTCTGATGACTCTGAGGCCGAATCTGATTCTGACCTTGATTCTCCGTCCAAAAGTATTACCCCAGCGGGCCCAAATATCAAGCCTGCTGCTTCAAGGCCCATGGAAGAGCCACCTAAGGCAACCAAAAAGCCCAGGTCTAAGCCTAGTTTGGGCAGTCCAGAGTTGAAGTTGGGCACCACCCCTGCAAAACGACAGGTGGGCAGTGAGACTACGAACAAGCAAGAGTTGAAGAGGGTGAAAAGGAAACTGACAGATGTGGATGGAAGTGTTAAAGAtgacaaagaaaagaagattcCCGATGAATCAAAAAAACAGTTGTTTCAAAGGGTGTGGAGCGAAGATGATGAGATTGCCATTTTAAATGGTATGATTGAGTATATGACAAAGAAAGGGGCTGACCCGGTGGCTGACCAGAATGCTTTTCatgattttatcaaaaaatcgCTGCATGTTGATGTGAGCAAGACTCAATTGTTGGATAAAATCCGGAGATTGAAAAAGAAGTATAAGAACAATGCAAACAAAGGTAAAAATGGCCAAGACCGAACTTTTGCGAAGGCCCATGAGCAAAAATcttatgaattgtcaaaaaagaTATGGGGTGATACAGTTAATGGTGTAGGAGTGGATAGCACAAAGGTTAATGGGAAAGCAAGGAAGAGCAAAGATCAAATAGCTGCTGTGGCCTTGGCGAATGTTGATGAGCTTGCATCACCAGATCATGTGAAGGAAGGAACAAAGGCAGAGAGTGAGCAAAATGCAATGAAGCCGTGGTCTAGAACCAATGATGAGTTAAGTTTGGAGGAGAAAATGGTAAAGAATGGGTTGAGGCTGATTACTGGTCCTAAGAAGTTAGAATTGGAGGAAAAGAGTAAGAAAGTTATAGTGCATGAAGTTGAGCATTATTTGAAGCAGCTGGATTTACTCCGCGAGCAAACAAAAGTAGTATTGGAAGCAATGAAGTCATCAGAGCAATAG